Part of the Mycolicibacterium mageritense genome is shown below.
GACGACAGTGCGCCGTAGACGAACACCGGCTTGCGGCCGATCCGGTCGGTGAGCTTGCCGAACAGCGGCTGGGTGGCCAGGGCGAAGATATTGGCAACCACCACGAGCCACAGCGTGATGTCGGCGGGTAGTCCGACCTTCTTGCCGTAGGCGATGGCCAGATTGCCGAAAACCGTTGAGACCGCGGCGATGAACGCACAGAAGATGACCCGCAGCACGTCGGCCCAGTGGTCGCGCAGCAACGGGATCAGTGGCATGCGGGCGATGGTGCCTGCGGCCTTGGCCTCGGTGAACTGCGGGGTCTCGTGCAGGCGGCGCCGGATGAAGTACGCCACGACCACCACGACTGCGCTGAGCCAGAACGGCACCCGCCAACCCCAGGTGTATTTGACCTCGTCGGGCAGCGACACGAACGGAATGAGGATCAGTGACGCCAGGATCAACCCGCCCTGGGTTCCGGTCAGGGTCCACGACGTGTAGAAGGCGCGCTGGTGATCGGGGGAGTGTTCGAGCGTCAGGGAACTCGCGCCGGCCTGCTCGCCCGCCGCGGAGAAGCCCTGCATGAGCCGGCAGACCACGAGCAGTGCCGGTGCCACCCAGCCGATCGTGGCGAAGCCGGGCAGGCAGCCGATGAGGAACGTGGACAGGCCCATCAGCACCAGCGTGAACATCAGGACGCGCTGGCGTCCCACTCGGTCGCCGAAATGCCCGAGGATGAACGCCCCGATCGGCCGCGCGATGTAGGCGAACCCGAACGTGGCGAACGACATCACCAGGGCCGCTTCGTCATCGGACGGGAAGAACACGTGCGGGAAGATCAGCGCGGCCGCCGATCCGAACAGGAAGAAGTCGTAGTACTCGACGGCGCTGCCCATGAAGCTGGCCAGGGCGGCGCGGCGTGGGGTCCGCGTCGGCACCGCTTCGGGCGGGCGGGAGGTGGTGGTCACGGGTGCTCCTTGAAACGAATTGTGCTGGGCGGGAAGGGCTGTGCGACGAGATTGCGGAAGTGGGCGGTCATCCTGGCGGCATCGGGAGTGATACCGGTGATCAGGGCGAAGGCGTCGACGGCCTGGTAGACGGCCATGTGTCCGCCGTCGAGCGTGCGGCAACCCACGGCACGGGCGGCCTGCAGCAGTGCGGTGTCCAGTGGGCGGTAGACGACGTCGGCCACCCACAGATCGGCGTGCAGGAGCGCGGCGTCGAACGGCAGACCCGGATGATCGGCCATCCCGGTCGGGGTGGCATGCACGACGCCGTCGCTGTCCGGCAGCAACACTGACAGCTTGTCGAACGACGACGCGTCGACTCGGGCGTGCGGGTGCCGGGTGCAGAGTTCGCCGGCAAGTGCCGCGGCGCGGTCGACGTCGAGATCGACGACGGTGAGGTGGCACGTGCCCATGCGCAGCAGCGCGTCGGCGACGGCGGTCCCGGCCCCGCCGGCGCCGACCAGCACCACGGTGTCCAGGTGCGCGCCCGGCAGGCCTTCGGCGAATCCGTGCGCGAAGCCCGTGGTGTCGGTGTTGTAGCCGACCGCGCGGTCCGCGTCGAACACCACGGTGTTGACCGCGCC
Proteins encoded:
- a CDS encoding MFS transporter encodes the protein MGSAVEYYDFFLFGSAAALIFPHVFFPSDDEAALVMSFATFGFAYIARPIGAFILGHFGDRVGRQRVLMFTLVLMGLSTFLIGCLPGFATIGWVAPALLVVCRLMQGFSAAGEQAGASSLTLEHSPDHQRAFYTSWTLTGTQGGLILASLILIPFVSLPDEVKYTWGWRVPFWLSAVVVVVAYFIRRRLHETPQFTEAKAAGTIARMPLIPLLRDHWADVLRVIFCAFIAAVSTVFGNLAIAYGKKVGLPADITLWLVVVANIFALATQPLFGKLTDRIGRKPVFVYGALSSAALMPFYMLSMSGDNHMLTFALAVATFSFGYAAANAVWPAFYGEMFSTQVRFSGVAIGTQLGFLVAGFAPSIVTALGGVRDGGWVVISIFTAVVCLISAGAALTARETRDVPTELLGHPAGTKELVHH
- a CDS encoding shikimate dehydrogenase; the protein is MTQRRPYLVGLIGTGVGPSLTPALHMAEGRAQGLDYVYRTLDLGELGLAPHQIGDIVGWARTLGYDALNITHPCKQLVLPHLDTVEQVARTLGAVNTVVFDADRAVGYNTDTTGFAHGFAEGLPGAHLDTVVLVGAGGAGTAVADALLRMGTCHLTVVDLDVDRAAALAGELCTRHPHARVDASSFDKLSVLLPDSDGVVHATPTGMADHPGLPFDAALLHADLWVADVVYRPLDTALLQAARAVGCRTLDGGHMAVYQAVDAFALITGITPDAARMTAHFRNLVAQPFPPSTIRFKEHP